A single region of the Vibrio cyclitrophicus genome encodes:
- a CDS encoding MarR family transcriptional regulator yields the protein MRLAHKRKVQAKLQKRTKAAVVKAVATPKKAKPVAEKVVAEKTVAAKPAVEKTVAATKEVAVALTPKQQQVLDIVVSNAEGINPKGIGLEAGQEDAKAASWATGALKKLLEENLVAKEQLAGNKVIYKAI from the coding sequence ATGAGACTTGCTCATAAGCGTAAGGTGCAGGCTAAACTGCAGAAACGCACTAAAGCGGCTGTAGTTAAAGCAGTGGCAACGCCGAAAAAAGCGAAGCCTGTCGCAGAGAAAGTTGTAGCAGAAAAAACTGTAGCAGCAAAACCAGCGGTAGAGAAAACAGTAGCAGCAACTAAAGAAGTTGCCGTAGCACTGACTCCTAAGCAACAACAAGTTCTAGACATCGTTGTTAGCAATGCTGAAGGCATTAACCCTAAAGGTATCGGCTTAGAAGCTGGTCAAGAAGACGCGAAAGCAGCTTCATGGGCAACAGGCGCATTGAAAAAACTTCTTGAAGAAAACCTAGTAGCGAAAGAGCAGCTAGCAGGTAACAAGGTTATCTACAAAGCTATCTAA
- a CDS encoding DUF2982 domain-containing protein: MDTRHLTNFSLPSFTRSYRILAVVLGFICLIVALYSDNPKLLIVGAFCSITLLGTGYYLMLRSRVMFTFTPTHFQQHFYKGGWVLKWNNIEKIGLCTYEQDGWHQPLPWVGIKVKDYSPYLDSICPKITCELLLSQRALLYLGAKQAGKESNFEDMVLDSSHYHARCTESGCVELSQYKESQNTDNVNFNDNQSQDNLNSPNETNSQKAVIKDYSGLQAMLANRMKYQRGFHGYDIFISTHDLNISGEEFVGLARRYLAAAERLSD; encoded by the coding sequence ATGGACACTCGTCACCTTACTAATTTCTCTTTGCCTTCATTCACTCGCTCGTACCGTATCCTCGCCGTTGTTTTAGGCTTCATTTGCTTGATTGTTGCGCTTTACAGTGACAATCCAAAGTTACTGATCGTGGGTGCATTTTGCAGTATTACCCTTCTAGGAACCGGTTACTATTTGATGCTGCGCAGTCGAGTGATGTTCACATTCACCCCAACTCATTTTCAGCAGCATTTTTATAAAGGTGGGTGGGTTTTAAAATGGAACAATATTGAAAAGATTGGTCTTTGCACTTATGAACAAGATGGTTGGCATCAGCCCCTGCCTTGGGTTGGGATTAAGGTAAAAGACTACTCGCCCTACCTCGATTCGATTTGCCCTAAAATCACTTGTGAATTATTGCTCAGCCAACGAGCACTTTTGTACTTGGGAGCCAAGCAAGCAGGCAAAGAGTCGAACTTTGAAGACATGGTTCTCGACTCATCGCATTACCACGCTCGCTGTACTGAAAGTGGCTGCGTGGAACTGAGCCAATACAAAGAGTCGCAGAATACCGACAACGTTAATTTCAACGATAACCAATCGCAGGACAACCTGAATTCACCAAATGAAACAAACAGTCAAAAGGCGGTGATTAAAGACTATTCTGGATTACAGGCGATGCTTGCTAACAGAATGAAGTATCAAAGGGGTTTCCATGGTTATGACATTTTCATATCAACCCATGATTTGAATATTAGTGGAGAAGAGTTTGTGGGGTTGGCTCGACGCTACTTGGCTGCCGCTGAACGACTTTCTGATTAA
- a CDS encoding MBL fold metallo-hydrolase — protein MSLKYQVVPVTSFSQNCSIVWCDETMEGIVVDPGGDVQQLAAIIEELGVKVVNLVLTHGHLDHVGGTVPLAEILKVNVVGPHKADNFWLQGLENQSQMFGFPLCKAFEPNTWLEEGDKVTFGNQVIDVIHTPGHTPGHVVLFSEQARLAFVGDVLFNGAIGRTDFPQGDFNTLISSIKTKLWPLGSDVTFVPGHGPESTFGRERASNPFVADEMPLY, from the coding sequence ATGTCTCTTAAGTATCAAGTTGTCCCTGTTACCTCTTTCTCTCAAAATTGCTCAATTGTGTGGTGTGATGAGACAATGGAAGGCATCGTTGTCGATCCGGGCGGTGATGTTCAGCAACTGGCTGCGATCATCGAAGAGTTAGGTGTTAAAGTGGTGAACTTGGTACTGACGCACGGTCATCTAGATCATGTGGGTGGAACAGTACCCCTTGCTGAAATCTTGAAGGTGAATGTTGTTGGCCCACACAAGGCAGACAACTTTTGGCTTCAAGGTTTAGAGAATCAAAGCCAGATGTTTGGTTTCCCACTGTGTAAAGCTTTTGAACCAAACACTTGGTTAGAAGAGGGCGACAAAGTCACTTTTGGTAATCAAGTTATCGATGTGATTCATACGCCGGGCCATACACCAGGTCACGTTGTACTGTTCAGTGAGCAAGCTCGTTTAGCGTTTGTGGGTGATGTGTTGTTCAATGGCGCAATTGGCCGTACTGACTTCCCACAAGGTGACTTCAATACGCTTATCTCTTCAATCAAGACTAAGCTTTGGCCGCTGGGCAGTGATGTGACATTCGTTCCCGGCCATGGCCCTGAATCGACATTTGGTCGCGAGCGCGCATCAAACCCGTTTGTAGCAGATGAAATGCCTCTGTACTAA
- a CDS encoding DUF882 domain-containing protein — MSQSLFSRRQFLTYAGGTAVVASITPSIAFASYPDQPRTISMNNLHTGERLETCYFDGTNYVGDEMARLSKLCRDFRRNEIHPMDKNLFDQITQIQNVLGIQKEVQVISGYRSPATNEALRSQSSGVAKKSYHMLGKAIDFRIDGVDLKELRDVAKSLKAGGVGYYARSNFIHIDTGPVRSW; from the coding sequence ATGTCTCAAAGTTTATTTTCACGCCGTCAGTTTCTGACTTACGCTGGTGGTACTGCTGTTGTCGCCTCTATTACTCCTTCTATTGCTTTTGCTTCATACCCGGATCAACCAAGAACGATTAGCATGAATAATCTTCACACTGGTGAACGATTAGAGACTTGTTATTTCGATGGCACTAACTATGTTGGTGACGAGATGGCACGCCTTAGCAAACTATGTCGCGATTTCCGTCGCAATGAAATCCACCCAATGGATAAGAACTTGTTTGATCAGATCACTCAGATTCAAAACGTGTTGGGTATTCAAAAAGAAGTTCAGGTGATCTCTGGTTATCGTTCTCCGGCGACCAATGAAGCCCTTCGTTCTCAGTCGAGTGGTGTGGCTAAGAAGAGTTACCACATGCTCGGTAAAGCGATCGATTTCCGTATCGATGGTGTTGACCTTAAAGAGTTGAGAGACGTAGCTAAAAGCTTGAAAGCGGGTGGTGTCGGTTATTATGCACGTAGCAATTTTATCCATATTGATACTGGTCCAGTCCGCAGTTGGTAA
- a CDS encoding L,D-transpeptidase family protein, translating into MLAKYFCGLLVLVSVHAWSFESSDESRFIPADSELSFILIYPELTQSIYQETSLPTLWDSPELVKAFEFQLSLLEQAQMAPLFERQLKQIRQYQSRRQWQELDILLTDTFIYYLSYVENAPLAGKEWYFSGKLHSKLPAPSPHILMRLKSSVANDYLLEMVLSYAPPVGDFDQFKATYSVLETASELNIERYRQKGLKRLGDSLSDKATLVERIALVGVDTSMIAVDFPEFDRDLKTAIKSFQRMHGLTDDGIIGPDTIKWINMGFDDRLNSLALNAERVRMWPRDRDSLIVVNVPSFDMKYWEGGEEVFESKVVVGRKSRKTPLLEINLDSVILNPTWNVPWKIMVKDILPKVKADESYLETNNFQVIDGWRSMETVDTTEIDWQTINFNSFPYRMRQQAGSRNALGLYKFNTPNKRAIYLHDTPSKGLFNNDFRAYSSGCIRVEHAEELAELLFATKVRKVPNQNSALAPNTKVRLKKRIPVHIIYQTVLFEEGGIQYRGDIYQYDKEGG; encoded by the coding sequence ATGTTAGCAAAATACTTCTGTGGATTATTGGTGTTAGTTTCCGTGCATGCATGGAGCTTTGAGAGTTCTGACGAGAGCCGTTTCATTCCGGCTGATTCAGAACTCTCTTTCATACTTATATATCCAGAGCTTACCCAGAGTATCTATCAAGAGACTTCTCTTCCTACCCTTTGGGATTCTCCGGAGCTGGTTAAAGCGTTTGAGTTCCAATTGTCGCTTCTCGAACAAGCGCAAATGGCACCGCTTTTTGAACGACAACTCAAGCAAATCCGACAGTATCAATCTCGTCGCCAATGGCAAGAGCTAGACATCTTACTCACTGATACTTTTATTTATTACCTAAGCTACGTTGAAAACGCGCCGCTTGCCGGTAAAGAGTGGTACTTCTCGGGTAAGCTGCATTCCAAATTACCTGCACCTTCGCCGCATATTCTGATGAGACTGAAAAGCAGTGTGGCTAATGATTACTTATTAGAGATGGTGTTGTCTTACGCACCCCCTGTAGGGGACTTTGACCAATTTAAAGCGACCTATTCCGTGTTGGAAACCGCGTCTGAACTCAATATCGAACGATACAGACAGAAAGGATTGAAACGCTTGGGAGACTCGCTCTCGGACAAAGCCACTTTGGTTGAGCGTATTGCATTGGTCGGCGTTGATACCTCGATGATCGCGGTTGATTTCCCTGAGTTTGATCGAGACCTGAAAACGGCGATTAAATCTTTCCAACGCATGCATGGTCTTACGGATGATGGGATCATTGGGCCAGACACGATCAAATGGATCAATATGGGTTTTGACGATCGGTTGAACTCCTTGGCTCTGAATGCGGAGCGCGTTCGTATGTGGCCAAGAGACCGAGACTCTCTCATCGTGGTCAATGTACCCAGCTTTGACATGAAGTATTGGGAGGGTGGCGAAGAGGTGTTTGAGTCGAAAGTTGTGGTAGGCAGAAAATCGCGAAAAACGCCGCTTTTAGAGATAAACCTAGATTCGGTCATTCTAAATCCGACTTGGAACGTACCATGGAAAATCATGGTCAAAGACATATTGCCAAAGGTAAAAGCCGACGAAAGCTACCTTGAAACAAACAATTTCCAAGTGATTGACGGTTGGCGTTCAATGGAAACCGTCGACACCACCGAGATCGATTGGCAGACCATCAACTTTAATTCTTTTCCATATCGAATGCGTCAGCAAGCAGGTTCACGCAACGCATTAGGCTTGTACAAGTTCAACACCCCGAATAAGCGCGCGATCTATCTGCACGATACACCAAGTAAAGGCCTGTTTAATAACGACTTCCGAGCTTATAGCTCAGGTTGCATACGTGTGGAGCATGCAGAAGAATTGGCTGAGTTGTTGTTTGCCACCAAGGTCAGGAAAGTACCGAACCAAAATAGCGCCCTTGCCCCGAACACAAAGGTTCGTCTCAAGAAGAGAATTCCAGTGCATATCATTTATCAAACCGTGTTGTTTGAAGAAGGAGGCATACAGTACCGTGGCGACATCTATCAATATGACAAAGAGGGCGGTTGA
- a CDS encoding DUF1513 domain-containing protein, whose translation MVTDTTRRSLLKAALGCAAVPVLPFGCASRKDGATRKDGMSTSNDPQLIGCALNGRGQYSAVVADEFGMPLSQLPIPDRGHGVAICPTSSHAVVFARRPGDYFMVFDYKSGQQIKMVVKGNNRHFYGHGVYSLDGKLLYATQGKTDTSQGVIGVYDVAQGYRKVEELTGFGIGPHEVIIMPDGNLAIGVGGVHTDGRTPKNLDSMQPSLSYVSPEGVLLDQMELLDKKLSIRHLAHDGTETVLCGQQYRGEPDEYPSLLAMHTKGGQFESLNAEPEQWARFNHYIASIAASDNWIIATSPRGNCYGIWSKETKELVELSALSDASGAVLLDGEFRLSSGAGSVVSQRKPYEKSSQQSSIQWDNHWSAI comes from the coding sequence ATGGTGACTGATACTACACGAAGATCGCTACTCAAGGCTGCACTGGGTTGTGCAGCTGTTCCAGTACTTCCATTTGGGTGTGCGAGTCGAAAGGATGGGGCAACTCGAAAGGATGGCATGAGCACATCTAATGATCCCCAACTGATTGGTTGTGCGCTGAATGGTCGTGGTCAATATTCTGCGGTTGTGGCTGACGAATTTGGTATGCCATTGAGCCAACTTCCAATCCCCGATCGTGGTCATGGCGTCGCGATTTGCCCAACCTCATCGCATGCCGTGGTTTTTGCTCGTCGTCCTGGTGACTATTTTATGGTGTTTGACTATAAAAGTGGTCAGCAGATCAAAATGGTCGTCAAAGGTAACAACCGCCACTTCTATGGTCATGGCGTTTACTCATTGGATGGTAAGTTACTGTATGCCACTCAAGGGAAAACGGACACCAGCCAAGGCGTAATTGGCGTTTACGATGTCGCACAAGGTTATCGTAAGGTTGAGGAGTTAACTGGCTTCGGTATCGGACCACATGAAGTGATTATCATGCCTGATGGTAATCTCGCGATTGGCGTTGGTGGCGTTCATACTGATGGCAGAACACCGAAAAATCTCGATTCAATGCAGCCTAGTTTGAGTTATGTTTCTCCTGAAGGAGTGTTGCTTGATCAGATGGAATTGCTAGACAAGAAGCTGAGTATTCGACACTTAGCCCATGATGGTACTGAAACCGTACTTTGTGGTCAGCAATATCGTGGTGAGCCAGACGAGTATCCTTCGTTATTGGCGATGCATACTAAAGGCGGACAGTTTGAATCACTGAACGCAGAGCCTGAGCAATGGGCAAGGTTCAATCACTATATTGCGAGTATCGCAGCATCAGATAATTGGATTATTGCGACGTCGCCAAGAGGCAATTGCTACGGTATTTGGTCTAAAGAGACCAAAGAGTTAGTTGAACTCTCTGCGTTATCTGATGCTTCTGGTGCTGTGTTGCTTGATGGTGAGTTTCGACTTAGCTCTGGAGCGGGTAGTGTGGTGAGCCAACGCAAGCCTTATGAGAAATCCAGTCAGCAATCATCCATCCAGTGGGACAATCACTGGAGTGCAATCTAA
- a CDS encoding iron-regulated protein A translates to MTHKFLLMPLSVLIMAGCQSSGEQTASSEVNGVSYQADTTAHISRSVYQQEFDSAVLFAKQANELEALMQGYCETNNVELDAVKNQWQLTMNSWMALQGQERGPTAALEESWNVQFWPDKKNTTGLKMRQLTQQDKVWSQDEIAQQSVTVQGLGALEWSLYDEQSPLLQDKAFGCQSSQAITENLAIKSSSIAQAWQVNPWLALDETRWESEYIALLTNQLDYSMKKLSRPMAKIGHPRPYFSESWRAQTSMTQLKANVAALQKLYLADGNGLDGLLREKGLNDLADRVAAQFTLTLDTWPTDSSLFTLLQSKEGYRDVLTQYNKLERLKYLIHEEVAIELGVVIGFNATDGD, encoded by the coding sequence ATGACACATAAATTTTTGTTAATGCCTTTGTCGGTATTAATCATGGCAGGCTGCCAATCATCGGGTGAGCAAACAGCTTCATCTGAGGTTAATGGTGTTTCTTATCAAGCAGACACGACTGCTCATATCAGCCGTAGCGTATATCAACAAGAGTTTGATTCAGCCGTCCTATTCGCTAAGCAAGCCAATGAGCTAGAAGCTTTGATGCAGGGTTACTGTGAAACCAACAATGTTGAACTGGATGCTGTGAAAAATCAGTGGCAGCTCACCATGAACAGCTGGATGGCACTACAAGGTCAAGAAAGAGGCCCAACAGCAGCACTGGAAGAGAGCTGGAATGTTCAGTTTTGGCCAGACAAAAAGAACACTACCGGCCTAAAAATGCGCCAGCTGACTCAGCAAGATAAAGTTTGGTCTCAAGATGAAATTGCTCAGCAGAGTGTGACTGTTCAAGGGCTTGGTGCGTTGGAGTGGTCGCTTTATGACGAGCAATCGCCACTGCTTCAAGACAAAGCATTCGGTTGCCAATCGTCACAAGCGATTACTGAAAACTTAGCGATTAAGTCATCTTCGATTGCACAGGCATGGCAGGTTAACCCTTGGTTAGCGTTAGACGAGACTCGTTGGGAGTCTGAATACATCGCTTTACTAACTAACCAACTTGATTACAGCATGAAAAAGCTGAGTCGTCCGATGGCGAAAATCGGTCATCCGCGCCCTTACTTCTCAGAATCATGGCGTGCACAAACCTCGATGACTCAACTAAAAGCGAATGTAGCAGCACTTCAAAAGCTTTATCTGGCTGATGGTAATGGCCTAGATGGCTTATTGAGAGAGAAGGGCTTAAACGACCTTGCTGATCGCGTTGCAGCCCAGTTCACGCTAACGTTAGATACTTGGCCGACGGATTCGAGCTTGTTTACGCTGCTGCAGAGTAAAGAAGGCTACCGAGATGTGTTGACTCAATACAACAAACTAGAACGTTTGAAGTACCTGATTCATGAAGAAGTGGCGATAGAGCTTGGCGTGGTAATAGGATTTAATGCTACCGATGGTGACTGA
- a CDS encoding c-type cytochrome has product MKSYLSASLLTALFFVSPLHAHETYSGGKTTVKKEGANAFSLPAANLPMSKRLDFSVGNSFFRNPWVPAPSSTDARDGLGPLFNTNGCQNCHIKDGRGHAPEKGDENAVSMLVRLSIPAETPEQRQAFIRDGGIPEPTYGGQLQDFALQGVKPEGKVNISYTDVPVEFKDGTVVTLRKPTLKITELAFGEMHPKTEFSARVAPPMIGLGLLESIPKETILGFAEQQLADKQGVSGKANYVLDVQTNEMALGRFGWKAGQPNLMQQNAAAFNGDLGLTSSLFPNENCTSAQSTCDDFPNGGKPEVSDNILDFVEFYSQHLAVPIRRNVDNPAVVQGKKLFKDVGCQSCHQAEFRTAEREGLPALSNQLISPYTDMLLHDMGEGLADNRPEYLANGQEWRTTPLWGLGYTKEVNGHTFLLHDGRARNVMEAVLWHGGEAEMAKQKVLSLNATEREALLAFLNSL; this is encoded by the coding sequence ATGAAGTCGTATCTTTCAGCCTCACTATTAACCGCACTGTTTTTCGTATCTCCATTACACGCGCATGAAACCTACTCTGGTGGCAAGACTACCGTGAAGAAAGAGGGAGCGAATGCTTTTTCCCTTCCTGCAGCCAATTTGCCAATGAGTAAACGCTTAGATTTCAGCGTAGGTAACAGCTTTTTTAGAAACCCTTGGGTTCCAGCACCTTCGTCAACCGATGCTCGTGATGGCCTTGGTCCACTATTCAACACCAACGGTTGTCAAAACTGCCACATCAAAGATGGTCGTGGCCACGCGCCAGAAAAAGGCGATGAGAACGCAGTATCCATGTTGGTTCGTTTAAGCATTCCGGCTGAAACGCCAGAACAGAGACAAGCCTTCATTCGCGATGGTGGTATTCCAGAACCGACTTACGGCGGTCAGCTACAAGATTTCGCACTTCAAGGTGTTAAACCAGAGGGTAAAGTGAACATCAGCTACACCGATGTACCTGTTGAATTCAAAGACGGCACCGTCGTTACTCTGCGTAAACCTACTTTAAAGATTACTGAACTTGCTTTCGGTGAGATGCACCCTAAAACTGAATTTTCAGCTCGTGTTGCCCCGCCAATGATCGGCCTTGGCTTGCTTGAGAGCATTCCAAAAGAAACGATTTTAGGATTTGCCGAGCAACAATTGGCAGACAAACAGGGCGTGTCGGGTAAAGCCAACTATGTTCTTGATGTCCAAACCAATGAAATGGCGCTCGGTCGTTTCGGTTGGAAAGCCGGACAGCCAAACCTAATGCAGCAAAACGCGGCGGCATTTAACGGTGACTTAGGCCTAACAAGCAGCTTGTTCCCGAACGAAAACTGCACATCTGCACAATCTACTTGTGATGATTTTCCAAATGGTGGTAAGCCAGAAGTTAGCGACAACATCCTAGATTTTGTTGAGTTCTATTCGCAGCATTTGGCGGTTCCAATTCGTCGCAACGTAGATAACCCAGCTGTCGTACAAGGTAAAAAACTGTTCAAAGACGTTGGTTGTCAAAGTTGTCACCAAGCCGAATTCCGCACGGCAGAGCGAGAAGGTCTGCCTGCATTATCTAATCAGTTAATTAGCCCATATACCGACATGTTGCTACACGACATGGGTGAAGGCTTAGCGGACAATCGCCCTGAATATCTTGCCAATGGTCAAGAGTGGCGCACCACGCCATTGTGGGGATTAGGCTATACCAAAGAAGTTAATGGTCACACCTTCTTGCTTCATGATGGTCGCGCAAGAAACGTTATGGAAGCGGTGCTTTGGCACGGTGGTGAAGCTGAAATGGCGAAACAGAAGGTTCTATCTTTGAATGCGACCGAGCGCGAAGCACTGCTGGCATTTTTGAACTCGCTATAG
- a CDS encoding peptidase: MTIKSLVTKAVTSSLIFASASSFAAVTQDQVVEHYADIAHAVFADSVITAKALNSSIDTFLASPSAGNFEQVKQAWLESRVPYQQSEVFRFGNVVVDDWEGQLNAWPLDEGLIDYVSSDYQYELGNEGASANIVANKTFQIGQTTVDATNITPELIADLNEIGGSEANVASGYHAIEFLLWGQDLNGTNSGAGERAYTDFVVGAECTNGNCDRRGAYLKASAELLIQDLEWMEKQWAEGEKGNYRQELLSESSENGLRKMLFGMGSLSLGELAGERMKVALEANSTEDEHDCFSDNTHNSHYYNEQGIYNVYTGLYKREDGTLLSGPSLFDLVEQKDEQAAKEIQKQFDLARAQVGELVTSAEKNNQHFDQLIAADNAAGNALVNKTIVALVSQTAAIERAAGVIGIDSLNPDTADHEF, translated from the coding sequence ATGACCATTAAATCTTTAGTGACCAAAGCCGTAACTTCGTCACTCATTTTTGCCTCTGCTTCTTCTTTCGCAGCCGTAACTCAAGATCAAGTTGTAGAACATTACGCAGATATTGCTCATGCAGTGTTTGCCGATTCAGTAATCACAGCAAAAGCGTTGAACTCTTCTATTGATACCTTCTTAGCTTCTCCTTCTGCTGGCAACTTCGAACAAGTAAAACAAGCTTGGCTTGAGTCTCGTGTTCCTTACCAACAATCTGAAGTGTTCCGCTTTGGTAACGTTGTTGTTGATGATTGGGAAGGCCAACTAAACGCATGGCCACTAGATGAAGGCCTTATCGACTATGTTTCTTCTGATTACCAATATGAGCTTGGTAACGAAGGCGCTAGCGCAAACATCGTTGCTAACAAAACGTTCCAAATTGGTCAGACGACTGTTGATGCAACAAACATCACCCCTGAGCTAATCGCAGACCTTAACGAGATCGGCGGTTCTGAAGCAAACGTAGCATCTGGTTACCACGCGATTGAATTCCTACTTTGGGGCCAAGATTTAAACGGCACAAACAGCGGTGCAGGTGAGCGTGCTTACACTGACTTCGTTGTTGGCGCTGAGTGTACTAATGGTAACTGTGACCGTCGTGGCGCATACCTAAAAGCATCAGCTGAGCTACTTATCCAAGATCTAGAGTGGATGGAAAAGCAGTGGGCTGAAGGCGAGAAAGGCAACTACCGTCAAGAGCTTCTTTCTGAATCTAGCGAGAACGGCCTACGTAAAATGCTATTCGGCATGGGTTCACTGTCTCTAGGTGAGCTAGCGGGCGAGCGTATGAAGGTGGCACTAGAAGCTAACTCAACGGAAGACGAGCACGATTGTTTCTCTGATAACACGCACAACTCTCACTACTACAACGAGCAAGGCATCTACAACGTTTACACGGGTCTGTACAAGCGCGAAGACGGTACTCTACTTTCAGGTCCAAGCCTGTTTGACCTAGTAGAGCAAAAAGATGAGCAAGCTGCGAAAGAGATCCAAAAGCAGTTTGACCTAGCACGTGCACAAGTCGGCGAGTTAGTAACGTCTGCAGAAAAAAACAACCAGCACTTCGATCAGCTAATCGCTGCTGACAACGCTGCAGGTAACGCGCTAGTAAACAAAACAATTGTTGCGCTAGTGTCTCAAACTGCTGCAATTGAGCGTGCTGCTGGTGTGATTGGTATTGATAGCCTAAACCCAGACACGGCTGATCACGAGTTCTAA
- a CDS encoding GTP cyclohydrolase II, translating into MAEVRARIDFKVGVTSSIDAELLSFHGLKTDKEHVAVIFKSADKTQDIPLVRMHSECLTGDVFHSSRCDCGEQLDETIRIMGETGGVILYLRQEGRGIGLYNKIDAYRLQSEGMNTYEANNHLGFGDDLRDFTEAAEMLRALGTTKIRLVTNNPKKIKELKEFGIEIAEVVNTSAHIKSGNESYLKAKVSHGKHNLDI; encoded by the coding sequence ATGGCGGAAGTGCGTGCCAGAATAGATTTCAAAGTAGGGGTAACAAGCAGTATTGATGCTGAACTTCTGTCTTTTCATGGATTGAAAACAGATAAAGAGCATGTTGCTGTGATATTTAAATCAGCAGATAAAACACAAGACATACCTCTTGTTCGTATGCACTCTGAGTGTCTTACTGGTGATGTTTTCCATTCTTCTCGATGTGATTGTGGCGAGCAGCTAGACGAAACCATTAGAATTATGGGTGAGACGGGTGGCGTGATTCTTTATCTACGCCAAGAAGGTCGTGGTATTGGTCTATATAACAAGATTGATGCGTACCGACTGCAAAGCGAAGGCATGAACACCTATGAAGCGAATAACCATTTAGGTTTTGGCGATGACTTGCGTGATTTTACTGAAGCGGCAGAAATGCTGCGCGCTTTGGGTACCACAAAAATCCGCTTGGTGACCAACAACCCTAAGAAAATCAAAGAACTTAAAGAGTTTGGTATTGAGATTGCAGAAGTGGTTAACACTTCGGCCCACATTAAATCGGGTAACGAAAGCTACTTGAAGGCCAAAGTCTCACACGGTAAGCATAATCTGGACATCTGA
- the nrfF gene encoding heme lyase NrfEFG subunit NrfF, translated as MMKFLIQTLFMLSALVVISLPTMAEDLFTASNKDTSIQVELFEFENPEQQRRAISLAKTLRCPQCQNQNLIESNSPIAKDLRLVVFNMVKAGQSNSEITQYMTERFGEFVLYKPAMKVSNLLLWLLPSVLFLLFIYLSVKSVRKGS; from the coding sequence ATGATGAAGTTTCTAATACAAACGTTGTTTATGTTGTCAGCTCTTGTAGTGATTAGCCTTCCTACCATGGCTGAAGATCTGTTTACTGCCAGTAATAAAGATACGAGTATTCAAGTTGAACTGTTTGAGTTTGAAAACCCAGAGCAACAGCGACGTGCTATCAGCTTGGCAAAAACGTTGCGCTGTCCACAATGTCAAAACCAAAATCTGATTGAATCAAACTCACCGATAGCAAAAGACTTACGCCTTGTTGTGTTCAATATGGTGAAAGCAGGGCAGAGTAATAGTGAAATTACTCAATATATGACGGAAAGGTTTGGTGAGTTTGTACTTTATAAACCGGCGATGAAGGTTTCAAATCTATTACTTTGGCTGCTACCGAGCGTATTATTTCTCTTATTTATATATCTATCAGTAAAAAGTGTTAGGAAGGGCTCATAA
- a CDS encoding DsbE family thiol:disulfide interchange protein gives MHTSVRNKLISLIALALIVVLGFVFALDNKQQSTIVSEQQRAFPEFASTVLVNNEGASGQQEITLTDVTQHPYQLVNVWASWCGICKTEHAFLLQLRDKGIPIVGLNYRDSSGAAINVLSNDGNPYSTVISDPQGKLALELGVIGTPETYLVDADGQIIKKLLGVINETVWKDELAMYFDGVNG, from the coding sequence ATGCATACCAGCGTTCGTAACAAGCTAATTAGTCTCATTGCCTTAGCATTAATTGTGGTGCTCGGGTTTGTCTTTGCGCTTGATAATAAGCAGCAGTCGACCATTGTGTCTGAACAACAAAGGGCATTTCCAGAATTTGCATCGACCGTGTTAGTGAATAATGAAGGCGCTAGTGGTCAGCAAGAAATTACGCTTACCGATGTCACTCAACATCCTTATCAACTGGTTAATGTTTGGGCTTCTTGGTGTGGGATATGTAAAACCGAACATGCATTTTTGCTTCAACTTCGCGATAAAGGCATTCCAATCGTCGGACTTAATTATCGAGATAGCTCTGGGGCTGCGATTAATGTGTTATCGAATGATGGCAACCCGTACTCAACCGTGATCAGTGACCCCCAAGGTAAGTTAGCATTAGAGTTGGGCGTAATCGGGACGCCTGAAACGTATTTAGTCGATGCCGATGGCCAGATTATTAAAAAGCTATTGGGCGTGATTAATGAAACGGTATGGAAAGATGAACTTGCGATGTATTTTGATGGCGTGAATGGATGA